The Cohnella abietis genome has a segment encoding these proteins:
- a CDS encoding vWA domain-containing protein has protein sequence MESSDTGEDGSPQYLQANPAPMSEDALQKERDLRKKLNRDVRKVVSESIHKGVKLIVHRPEYVLESKQEYVDLSKELMPVVWEIARKTLPLLEHEISADFARNQYYGTKFQAENVAYRDYRYFAKKRPPTESPSLVVGLRVDESASMAAFGRLEAAKRAVIAVYEFCQICNIPTLIYGDTADASKMEQMSIFAYTDFDKADPNDRFRLMAIRARSNNRDGMALRIMGERLAVTPQQTKLLISISDGQPKAMDDYTGSYAIEDMQQTIAEYERKGITFLAAAIGQDKDVISQIYGNERFLDITNLNQLPAKLVQIIARYL, from the coding sequence ATGGAAAGCTCAGATACTGGGGAAGATGGCTCTCCTCAATATCTTCAAGCAAATCCTGCTCCAATGTCGGAGGATGCGCTACAAAAGGAACGTGATCTTCGCAAAAAGCTGAATCGAGATGTTCGGAAGGTCGTGTCCGAATCCATTCATAAAGGTGTAAAGCTCATTGTTCACCGCCCGGAGTACGTTTTGGAAAGTAAGCAGGAATATGTCGACCTAAGTAAAGAGCTTATGCCTGTCGTGTGGGAAATCGCTAGAAAAACGCTTCCGCTGTTGGAGCATGAGATTTCTGCTGATTTTGCAAGGAATCAATATTATGGCACCAAATTTCAAGCAGAAAATGTGGCTTATCGGGATTATAGATATTTTGCCAAGAAACGACCTCCTACAGAATCACCGTCCCTTGTGGTCGGCCTTAGGGTTGACGAATCAGCGTCGATGGCTGCTTTTGGGAGATTGGAGGCGGCAAAGCGTGCTGTGATCGCGGTATATGAATTTTGTCAAATTTGCAATATTCCAACATTAATTTACGGCGATACTGCGGATGCTTCCAAGATGGAACAAATGTCTATCTTTGCGTATACGGACTTTGACAAAGCTGATCCCAATGATCGATTCAGGCTTATGGCGATTCGGGCGAGGAGTAATAATCGTGATGGAATGGCTCTTAGAATTATGGGGGAACGATTAGCTGTAACGCCACAACAGACAAAGCTGTTGATTAGCATAAGTGACGGACAACCCAAAGCCATGGATGACTATACGGGAAGTTATGCGATAGAAGACATGCAACAGACAATTGCCGAGTATGAACGGAAAGGAATTACATTTCTAGCGGCGGCAATTGGCCAAGACAAGGATGTAATTAGTCAAATCTATGGAAATGAGAGATTTTTGGATATTACCAATCTAAATCAGCTTCCAGCAAAGCTGGTTCAGATTATTGCTCGGTATTTGTGA
- a CDS encoding AAA family ATPase, with product MTEHGEDLLSPARQLSDVEKDLVWKKPLSHKISEEERRISKEIKRNWNRGEMKIANILLEGDAGSGKTQLAKALSANFGLPYTKVTCFADMDKSDIMGAILPVISSERSERLDLVENTEGEEVEYRFYPSEIVRAYQNGYLLEIQEPNVIRDAAVLMALNSALELDGSINLPTGIIRRHPDFVVVITANRSYVGSRPLNEALRDRVQHAEKMDLPTKEVMIERAIAKIGYTTQQVLNVFADTIIILDKTAKSNAIKGVAGMRSYFYWVDAVAGGASATESLYHKVIYKITTDSEEIKILEAALKSNGLLASLEKASIDAKNEVKNEVKKNEIITMP from the coding sequence ATGACGGAGCATGGAGAAGATTTGTTATCGCCTGCAAGACAACTGAGTGATGTAGAAAAAGACCTGGTTTGGAAAAAGCCGTTATCTCATAAGATCAGCGAAGAAGAACGACGTATAAGTAAAGAAATAAAACGCAACTGGAATCGCGGAGAAATGAAAATCGCCAATATCCTATTAGAGGGTGACGCCGGTTCAGGTAAAACACAGCTAGCTAAAGCATTATCAGCTAATTTTGGATTGCCATATACGAAAGTGACTTGTTTTGCCGACATGGATAAATCAGATATTATGGGGGCTATTTTGCCAGTTATTTCATCTGAACGATCAGAACGGTTGGACTTAGTGGAAAACACTGAGGGTGAAGAGGTTGAGTATCGATTTTACCCTTCGGAAATCGTCAGAGCATATCAAAATGGGTATCTTCTAGAAATTCAGGAACCAAACGTTATTCGAGATGCCGCAGTATTAATGGCATTAAATTCCGCCTTGGAACTAGATGGCAGCATCAATCTCCCGACAGGAATCATACGCAGACACCCGGATTTTGTAGTGGTCATTACAGCTAACCGCAGTTATGTAGGGTCAAGACCGCTAAACGAAGCGCTACGTGACAGAGTTCAGCATGCAGAGAAAATGGACCTGCCAACTAAAGAAGTTATGATCGAACGTGCAATAGCGAAAATCGGTTATACGACTCAGCAGGTTTTGAACGTTTTTGCAGATACTATCATCATTCTAGACAAAACAGCTAAATCGAATGCGATTAAAGGCGTCGCAGGAATGCGTTCCTATTTCTATTGGGTAGATGCGGTTGCGGGAGGTGCTTCAGCAACCGAGTCCCTTTACCATAAAGTTATCTACAAGATCACAACCGATTCCGAAGAAATCAAAATACTTGAAGCTGCACTTAAAAGCAATGGCTTGTTAGCCAGTTTAGAGAAAGCCTCGATTGATGCGAAAAATGAAGTGAAAAATGAAGTAAAAAAAAACGAAATTATAACGATGCCATAG
- a CDS encoding MFS transporter: protein MFSNRYVRTIIFSRVLLQLGIWIRNYAVLLYVTDLTNNNPVYVSLISVAEFAPIFLFALIGGTFADRWRPKRTMVWSDLLSSLSVVAVLLAIMNGGWIALLIGSFISASLSQFSQPSAMKLYKQHVPVEQLQGVMAMSQTIVAVFMVLGPVIGTFIFLQFGIEVSLVLTAVLFLGSSLVLSSLPRDAEQVKSNGAGSFMKELKAGLSYIGSNQSLKTLSLTFSAVGLASGLTQPLQIFLVIEKLGQDKQFLQWLVMTNGAAMLIGGIAIMGIAKKVKPQRLLMLGLIVTAVCTIGIGASTMIWLTISLLIISGLFYPCIQGGIQTLIVRNTEGAFIGRVSGAIMPVFMGMMVTGMFISGYLKDSLPLTVVYAASGGLIIIGALLLIPLVVEKRSKAEGGSAS from the coding sequence ATGTTTAGCAATCGTTATGTTCGAACTATTATCTTTTCCCGGGTTTTGCTGCAGTTAGGAATTTGGATCCGGAATTATGCCGTACTTCTTTATGTTACCGATTTGACGAATAATAATCCGGTTTATGTATCACTTATCTCTGTTGCGGAGTTCGCTCCGATCTTCTTATTCGCTCTTATTGGCGGGACCTTTGCCGACCGATGGCGTCCGAAGCGGACAATGGTATGGAGCGATCTGCTGTCTTCCTTGTCCGTTGTGGCTGTGCTGCTGGCCATTATGAACGGAGGATGGATTGCACTTCTCATTGGATCTTTTATCTCTGCAAGCCTGTCTCAGTTTTCTCAGCCTTCAGCCATGAAGCTGTACAAGCAGCATGTTCCAGTCGAGCAGCTGCAGGGTGTGATGGCGATGTCCCAAACGATTGTTGCAGTCTTTATGGTTTTGGGTCCGGTTATCGGTACGTTTATTTTCTTACAGTTTGGAATTGAGGTATCTCTAGTCCTGACTGCGGTTCTGTTCCTAGGATCTTCACTCGTATTATCGTCGCTACCCCGTGATGCGGAGCAAGTGAAATCTAACGGAGCAGGCAGCTTTATGAAGGAGTTGAAGGCTGGACTGAGCTATATCGGTTCAAATCAATCCTTAAAAACACTTAGCTTAACTTTCTCGGCTGTAGGATTGGCGTCCGGTCTCACTCAGCCGCTTCAAATATTTCTTGTCATCGAGAAATTGGGACAGGACAAACAATTTCTGCAGTGGTTGGTTATGACCAATGGGGCAGCCATGTTGATTGGTGGAATTGCCATAATGGGGATAGCCAAAAAAGTAAAGCCACAGCGATTGCTCATGTTAGGCTTGATTGTTACCGCAGTCTGTACGATAGGGATAGGCGCGTCTACGATGATTTGGCTGACAATTAGTCTTTTAATTATTAGCGGATTATTTTACCCTTGTATTCAAGGTGGAATCCAGACGCTTATTGTACGGAATACAGAAGGGGCATTTATTGGTCGGGTATCTGGGGCGATCATGCCTGTGTTTATGGGGATGATGGTCACGGGTATGTTCATTTCCGGCTATTTGAAGGATAGCCTTCCCTTGACGGTGGTGTATGCAGCGAGTGGAGGCTTGATTATTATTGGTGCGCTTTTGCTAATCCCTCTTGTCGTTGAGAAAAGGAGCAAAGCGGAAGGAGGTTCTGCATCATGA
- a CDS encoding AzlD domain-containing protein yields the protein MEVRWDVFLIIIGSALVTFLPRVLPLIVLSRMELPEWGIRWLNYVPISVMAALIGQELFVQDEHFSLLNYIELLAAIPTVLIAMKTKSLLGTVVAGMVSIMVLRYFF from the coding sequence ATGGAAGTAAGATGGGATGTCTTTTTGATTATTATCGGCTCAGCTTTGGTGACATTTTTGCCTCGGGTATTACCTCTTATCGTATTAAGTCGGATGGAGCTCCCGGAGTGGGGAATTCGCTGGTTGAACTATGTTCCCATATCTGTCATGGCGGCATTGATCGGACAGGAGCTATTCGTGCAGGATGAGCATTTCTCTCTGCTAAATTATATTGAGCTACTGGCTGCAATCCCTACGGTTCTCATAGCTATGAAGACGAAAAGCTTGCTCGGAACGGTAGTTGCAGGGATGGTTTCGATCATGGTTTTACGTTACTTTTTTTAA
- a CDS encoding AzlC family ABC transporter permease, translated as MSQEELQVKSPATPRNEDSFIQGVKDCIPTLLGYLSIGFAAGVLEKTAGLSILEIILLSAILYAGSAQFIAAGMIAAGSAATPIMITIFFVNLRHILLSAALSPYFRHLTPFKNMLVGSLLTDETFGVAINKVARRNQLNEKWMHGLNLTAYLNWIFANVAGAYFGQWISDPEKFGLDFALPAMFIGLLILAIVSRKKVKLDVIVAICAVVIAVGVAFVYPGNVGVIVATVVASTIGMVIEKWK; from the coding sequence TTGAGTCAAGAAGAGCTTCAAGTAAAATCACCTGCGACTCCAAGAAATGAAGATAGTTTTATCCAGGGAGTGAAGGATTGTATTCCAACCTTGCTGGGGTATTTGAGTATTGGATTTGCAGCGGGTGTTTTGGAAAAAACCGCGGGTCTGAGCATCTTGGAGATCATACTTCTGAGTGCAATACTATATGCAGGCTCTGCACAGTTTATTGCAGCAGGAATGATTGCCGCAGGGAGTGCGGCAACTCCGATTATGATTACGATATTCTTTGTTAATTTGCGGCATATTCTGCTCAGTGCGGCGCTGTCGCCCTATTTTCGGCATCTTACTCCGTTTAAAAATATGCTGGTTGGCTCTCTATTGACGGATGAAACCTTTGGCGTTGCCATTAATAAAGTAGCGCGAAGAAATCAGCTCAATGAAAAATGGATGCACGGCTTAAATCTGACAGCGTATCTCAACTGGATTTTCGCGAATGTTGCAGGTGCCTATTTTGGACAATGGATTTCAGACCCGGAAAAGTTCGGACTGGATTTCGCTCTGCCTGCTATGTTCATCGGTTTGCTGATCTTGGCGATTGTTAGTCGTAAAAAAGTGAAGCTCGATGTCATTGTGGCTATTTGTGCGGTGGTCATTGCCGTGGGTGTAGCTTTTGTTTACCCAGGGAATGTGGGGGTTATTGTAGCTACCGTAGTCGCTTCTACGATTGGAATGGTGATAGAGAAATGGAAGTAA
- a CDS encoding homocysteine synthase, with translation MAEERKLSLDTLAVHAGQEVDPTTGSRAVPLYQTTSYVFKDTEHAADLFALKQFGNIYTRLMNPTTDVFEKRIAALEGAPAALATASGQSAITYSILNIAGVGDEIISATSLYGGTYNLFSTTLPRLGIQVRFVDPQDPENFRKAINEKTKAIYAETIGNPKGDVLDIAAVAKIAHENGIPLIVDNTLPSPYLSRPIEHGADIVVHSATKFIGGHGTSIGGVIVDSGNFDWKANDKFPGLTEPDPSYHGVVYTDAVGPLAYIIKARVQLLRDIGAAISPFNSFQFLQGLETLHLRLERHSTNALQVAKYLEQHDGVEWVSYPGLPSHPSYELAQKYLPKGQGAIVTFGVKGGADAGRKVINSVKLFSHLANVGDSKSLIIHPASTTHSQLVDDELLSTGVSPELIRLSVGTEGIDDIIYDIDQAIRESQK, from the coding sequence ATGGCAGAAGAAAGAAAGCTCAGCTTGGATACGTTAGCCGTACATGCAGGTCAAGAAGTAGATCCAACAACGGGATCAAGAGCAGTACCGCTTTACCAAACGACTTCCTACGTCTTCAAAGATACAGAGCATGCAGCTGATTTGTTTGCACTCAAGCAATTCGGAAATATCTATACAAGGCTGATGAACCCGACAACCGATGTATTCGAGAAGAGAATTGCAGCATTAGAAGGAGCACCAGCCGCATTGGCTACGGCTTCCGGGCAATCGGCAATTACTTACTCGATTCTTAATATTGCTGGTGTCGGTGATGAAATTATTTCAGCAACGAGTCTTTATGGCGGCACTTATAATTTATTTTCGACAACGTTGCCAAGGCTTGGCATTCAAGTGAGGTTCGTAGATCCGCAGGATCCGGAGAACTTCCGTAAAGCGATTAACGAGAAAACCAAAGCAATATATGCAGAGACGATCGGTAACCCTAAGGGAGATGTACTTGATATTGCCGCAGTCGCGAAAATTGCCCATGAGAACGGCATACCGCTTATTGTCGACAACACATTGCCGAGCCCATACTTAAGTAGACCAATTGAACATGGAGCGGATATTGTCGTACATTCTGCAACCAAATTTATTGGTGGACATGGAACCTCCATCGGAGGTGTCATTGTTGACAGTGGTAACTTCGACTGGAAAGCTAATGACAAGTTCCCTGGACTGACAGAGCCAGATCCGAGCTATCACGGAGTCGTCTACACGGATGCGGTTGGTCCGCTTGCTTATATTATCAAGGCTCGGGTTCAATTGCTGCGCGACATTGGTGCTGCAATCTCACCTTTTAATTCCTTTCAGTTCCTACAAGGACTGGAAACCCTTCATCTACGGTTGGAGCGACATAGCACCAATGCGCTACAGGTTGCCAAGTATCTAGAGCAGCATGATGGGGTTGAGTGGGTTAGCTATCCTGGTCTACCAAGTCATCCGTCCTATGAGCTTGCTCAGAAATATTTGCCGAAAGGACAGGGTGCGATTGTGACCTTCGGTGTGAAGGGTGGCGCTGATGCAGGGCGTAAAGTCATTAACAGTGTAAAGCTGTTCTCGCATCTTGCTAATGTCGGAGATTCCAAGTCGCTCATTATTCATCCTGCAAGCACCACGCATAGCCAGCTTGTTGATGACGAGCTGCTCTCGACAGGTGTTAGCCCGGAATTGATTCGTTTATCAGTAGGTACAGAAGGTATTGACGATATTATCTATGATATCGATCAAGCTATTCGCGAAAGTCAAAAATAA
- the ybaK gene encoding Cys-tRNA(Pro) deacylase, whose protein sequence is MAETKTNAMRMLDKSKIPYSVMIYAHDDGEIDGVAVAKKIGKPAEIVFKTLVAHQGASLFVFIIPVAEELDLKLAAKAAGVKKIEMLPVKELQQKTGYIREGCSPLGMKKLYPTFIDRSAKDLPTMLVSAGRIGLQLEIQPECLAEQVSGSFVPIVV, encoded by the coding sequence ATGGCTGAAACGAAAACGAATGCGATGCGGATGCTGGACAAGTCGAAGATTCCGTATAGCGTCATGATCTATGCTCATGACGACGGTGAGATTGACGGCGTTGCTGTAGCGAAGAAAATCGGCAAACCTGCGGAAATCGTGTTTAAGACGCTCGTCGCTCATCAAGGGGCGAGTTTGTTTGTATTTATTATCCCTGTAGCGGAAGAGCTAGATCTGAAGCTTGCGGCCAAAGCGGCGGGAGTGAAGAAGATCGAAATGCTGCCTGTTAAGGAGCTGCAACAAAAGACCGGATATATCCGTGAAGGTTGTTCGCCTTTAGGAATGAAGAAGCTATATCCAACGTTCATCGATAGGAGCGCCAAAGATTTGCCAACGATGCTTGTCAGCGCTGGCAGAATAGGTCTGCAATTGGAGATTCAGCCCGAATGTCTTGCCGAACAAGTATCAGGAAGCTTTGTGCCGATCGTTGTATGA
- a CDS encoding TetR family transcriptional regulator C-terminal domain-containing protein yields MPNGCLIVLSASTCSSKNNHIREIVAEKRKQTRSNLHACIQRAVDVGEIPSSLDVSMLTTVFDTFMHGISTQARDGVPFATIDRAITKVMGIWELFKRST; encoded by the coding sequence ATACCTAATGGTTGTTTGATTGTATTGTCAGCTAGCACATGTTCTTCTAAAAACAATCATATTCGTGAAATTGTCGCTGAAAAAAGAAAGCAGACTCGTAGTAATTTGCATGCTTGCATCCAGCGTGCCGTCGATGTAGGTGAAATTCCTTCGTCCTTGGATGTCTCAATGCTGACTACCGTCTTTGACACCTTCATGCATGGCATATCTACACAAGCCCGGGATGGAGTCCCTTTTGCAACGATAGATCGCGCCATCACGAAAGTAATGGGCATCTGGGAGCTGTTTAAGCGTTCAACCTAA
- a CDS encoding pyridoxamine 5'-phosphate oxidase family protein: MNPVSLKQIMSLVEEAGTIIVSSTDENGYPNTKQMFKKVHEGLTKFWFSTNTSSIRTRQFLANSKACLYFAGKNNGLMLIGEMKVCRDSESRAMIWTEGDEKYYPLGVDDPDYCVFEFNSISGNYYFNLEKHLFTIAELNKVDKE; this comes from the coding sequence ATGAATCCCGTTTCCTTGAAGCAAATCATGTCCCTGGTTGAAGAGGCTGGAACGATTATCGTCAGCTCTACTGATGAAAATGGCTATCCGAATACAAAGCAGATGTTCAAAAAGGTACATGAGGGGTTAACGAAATTTTGGTTTTCAACAAATACTTCCTCTATTCGTACGAGACAGTTTTTGGCGAATTCAAAGGCATGTCTCTATTTTGCGGGCAAAAACAATGGACTGATGCTGATTGGGGAAATGAAGGTATGCCGGGATAGTGAAAGCAGAGCAATGATTTGGACAGAAGGAGACGAAAAGTATTATCCACTTGGCGTAGATGACCCTGACTATTGTGTTTTCGAGTTTAATTCTATAAGCGGTAACTATTATTTCAATCTAGAAAAACACCTATTTACGATTGCGGAATTGAATAAAGTGGATAAGGAGTAA
- a CDS encoding MarR family transcriptional regulator yields MTRETSGGFYISQIKQLSSRIFEKLLKENAIEEFNGAQGRILFVLWQKDNLTITELGEKTSLAKTTLTSMLDRMGEQGHIQRNQHPKDRRQTLITLTPQARALSDNYDKVTEQMNEIFYQGFSDKEIEQFDNMLAKVLNNLKHCEE; encoded by the coding sequence ATGACTAGAGAAACAAGTGGGGGGTTTTATATTTCCCAAATTAAACAGCTTAGCAGTAGAATTTTTGAAAAATTACTTAAAGAAAATGCTATCGAGGAGTTTAATGGCGCGCAAGGACGAATCTTATTTGTTCTCTGGCAGAAAGACAATTTAACCATTACAGAGCTTGGTGAGAAGACATCACTTGCAAAAACGACACTCACTAGCATGCTTGATCGAATGGGTGAGCAAGGTCATATTCAACGCAATCAACATCCAAAAGATCGAAGACAAACACTAATTACACTTACACCACAAGCTAGAGCGCTTAGTGATAACTACGATAAAGTGACAGAACAGATGAATGAAATATTTTATCAGGGATTTTCGGATAAGGAAATTGAGCAGTTCGACAACATGCTTGCTAAAGTGCTTAATAATCTAAAACATTGCGAGGAGTAA
- a CDS encoding carboxymuconolactone decarboxylase family protein, giving the protein MKVRLNHATANPAALQAMMKLEGFIVTSGLDSKLYEFIKIRASQINGCAFCIDKHTRDLRKMGETEQRIYLLSAWREAPFYSDKEKAVLELTEAVTRISEIGVPQDLYERVRAHVDEAEYVTIIMAINTINAWNRIAISTGMFPAEE; this is encoded by the coding sequence ATGAAGGTTAGATTAAATCATGCGACTGCAAATCCAGCTGCTTTGCAAGCGATGATGAAGCTGGAAGGGTTCATTGTAACAAGTGGTTTGGATTCAAAGCTTTATGAATTTATTAAGATCAGAGCATCGCAAATTAACGGCTGTGCTTTTTGTATAGACAAGCATACAAGGGATTTGCGGAAAATGGGCGAGACGGAGCAGCGTATTTATTTACTTAGCGCGTGGCGGGAAGCACCTTTCTATTCCGATAAAGAAAAAGCGGTGCTCGAGCTTACAGAAGCTGTAACTCGCATTTCAGAGATAGGCGTACCGCAGGATTTGTATGAGAGAGTTCGGGCACATGTGGATGAAGCAGAATATGTAACAATCATTATGGCAATCAATACGATCAATGCATGGAATCGAATCGCCATCTCCACGGGGATGTTCCCTGCAGAGGAGTAA
- a CDS encoding RrF2 family transcriptional regulator translates to MQYSIGVEYGLHCLVYLIDLPPDATIGIKELSAFQGVSETYLSKIFSKLTKAGIVSSVPGAKGGYRLAKSPEEVSFWDVVEAVEGATPIFQCKNIKNNSYLCQDEDYAACTRASPCVINLTMLEAEDSMRNVLRKKSLSWLNEELDRVLTPQSRKDTREYFASSNNG, encoded by the coding sequence ATGCAGTATAGTATTGGCGTTGAATATGGACTGCATTGCTTAGTATATTTAATTGATCTTCCCCCTGATGCTACCATTGGAATTAAAGAGCTCTCCGCTTTTCAAGGTGTTTCGGAGACTTATCTTTCGAAGATTTTTAGCAAATTAACAAAAGCGGGTATCGTAAGCTCCGTCCCCGGTGCCAAAGGAGGCTATAGATTAGCCAAGTCTCCTGAAGAAGTTTCTTTTTGGGATGTAGTAGAAGCTGTTGAAGGTGCTACCCCTATTTTTCAATGTAAAAATATCAAAAATAATAGCTACCTCTGCCAAGATGAAGACTATGCTGCATGCACACGAGCTTCTCCCTGTGTAATTAACTTAACTATGCTTGAAGCTGAAGATAGTATGCGCAACGTTCTGCGTAAAAAGTCACTTTCTTGGTTAAATGAGGAGCTTGATCGCGTGCTAACCCCTCAATCACGCAAAGATACGCGTGAATATTTTGCCAGTAGCAATAATGGTTAA
- a CDS encoding ATP-binding cassette domain-containing protein produces the protein MSESNQEYIVISGARENNLKNVSLRIPKRKITIFTGVSGSGKSSIVFDTIAAESTRLLNENFSMFVRNFLPRVPQPAADAIENLSMAVIVDQKRLGGGSHSTMGTITDISPILRLLFSRVGQPHVGSVNLFSFNDPQGMCPECNGLGRRLGVDMGKAIDMSKSLNEGAILLPGYAPNGWEWNMVVQSGSFDLDKKLSDYSNEELEQLLYAKARKVEMDFAGKTMNITVEGIIEKFTNKYIKQDVKAKSDRTQQTVAPFMTEGPCSSCHGARLSQVALGCKINGRNIAELSSMEVGQLIRVVREIDDPFAAPVVKSLTERLQHLVDIGLEYLTLDRETDTLSGGESQRVKMVKHLSGSLVDVTYIFDEPSVGLHPRDVHRLNELLRKLRDKGNTVIVVEHDPDVIKLADHIVDVGPHAGSHGGTIVYEGSYEGLLESGTLTGNHMKRLLQIKRDFRNPSGKLSIQDASLNNLRNVSVDIPTGVLTVVTGVAGSGKSTLINDVFLGQHSDAIVIDQSAIGVSTRSNPATYTGIMDDVRKAFASANKVNQGLFSFNSKGACENCQGQGVISIDLSFLDSVELPCEVCGGRRFKEEVLAYKLNGKSIADVLEMTVEQALEFFKLKEVVRKLQSMSDVGLNYITLGQPMSTLSGGECQRIKLASELHKKGSIYVMDEPTTGLHMSDIGHLVEIMNRLVDAGNTVIVIEHNLEVISQADWIIDMGPDGGSKGGQVVFEGAPTHIIQAEKSITGKYLT, from the coding sequence ATGAGTGAATCAAATCAGGAATATATCGTCATCTCGGGAGCGAGGGAAAATAATCTCAAAAACGTATCTTTGCGCATTCCTAAGCGGAAGATCACGATCTTCACCGGGGTATCCGGTTCCGGCAAGTCATCGATCGTCTTCGATACGATAGCCGCAGAATCCACTCGATTGCTGAATGAAAATTTCAGCATGTTTGTGCGCAATTTCTTACCTCGCGTTCCGCAACCGGCTGCGGATGCGATTGAGAACTTGAGCATGGCCGTCATCGTGGATCAGAAACGACTGGGCGGCGGTTCCCATTCCACGATGGGTACGATTACCGATATTTCTCCTATTCTCCGGCTTCTTTTTTCCAGAGTAGGTCAACCCCATGTCGGCTCAGTGAACCTATTCTCGTTCAATGATCCACAAGGTATGTGTCCCGAGTGCAACGGACTCGGCCGCAGGTTGGGTGTCGATATGGGCAAAGCGATTGACATGTCGAAGTCACTAAACGAAGGGGCTATCTTGCTGCCCGGTTATGCGCCGAACGGCTGGGAGTGGAATATGGTTGTACAGTCGGGTTCCTTTGATCTCGATAAGAAGCTGAGTGATTATTCGAACGAAGAGCTCGAGCAGCTGCTGTACGCCAAGGCGAGGAAAGTGGAAATGGATTTCGCCGGGAAGACCATGAATATTACGGTGGAAGGTATCATCGAGAAATTCACGAACAAGTACATCAAGCAGGACGTGAAGGCGAAGTCCGACCGTACGCAACAAACCGTTGCGCCGTTCATGACCGAGGGCCCTTGCTCCAGCTGCCACGGCGCGAGACTCAGTCAGGTCGCGCTAGGCTGCAAGATCAACGGACGCAACATCGCTGAGCTCTCTTCCATGGAGGTAGGCCAGCTCATCCGGGTCGTACGAGAGATCGACGATCCCTTCGCCGCTCCGGTCGTCAAATCGCTGACGGAACGGCTGCAGCATTTGGTAGATATCGGGCTGGAATACTTAACGCTGGACCGTGAGACGGATACGTTATCCGGCGGTGAATCACAGCGCGTCAAAATGGTGAAGCACCTGAGCGGCAGTCTGGTGGATGTTACGTACATTTTTGATGAGCCGAGTGTCGGCTTGCATCCCCGTGATGTTCATCGGTTGAATGAACTGCTTCGGAAGCTGCGCGATAAGGGCAATACCGTGATCGTCGTTGAGCATGATCCCGATGTTATTAAGTTGGCGGATCATATCGTCGACGTTGGGCCTCACGCCGGTAGTCACGGCGGTACAATTGTATACGAAGGAAGCTACGAAGGCTTGTTGGAGTCGGGTACGCTGACAGGCAACCATATGAAGCGGCTGCTACAGATAAAACGCGATTTCAGGAACCCGTCAGGCAAGCTCTCCATACAGGATGCCTCGCTTAATAACTTGCGGAACGTTAGCGTAGATATTCCAACCGGCGTGCTAACAGTCGTGACGGGCGTCGCTGGCTCGGGCAAGAGTACGCTCATTAACGACGTATTCCTCGGACAGCATTCGGATGCGATCGTCATCGACCAATCGGCTATAGGTGTGTCCACGCGCTCTAATCCCGCGACCTACACAGGCATTATGGACGATGTGCGCAAGGCGTTCGCTTCCGCGAACAAGGTCAACCAAGGCTTGTTTAGTTTCAACTCGAAGGGGGCTTGCGAGAACTGCCAAGGCCAAGGCGTCATCTCTATTGACCTTTCTTTCCTAGACAGTGTAGAGCTACCATGCGAAGTATGCGGAGGCAGACGGTTCAAGGAAGAAGTGTTAGCCTACAAGCTGAACGGCAAATCCATCGCGGATGTGTTGGAGATGACCGTGGAGCAGGCATTGGAGTTTTTCAAGCTCAAAGAGGTCGTACGCAAGCTTCAATCGATGAGCGACGTGGGGCTAAACTATATTACGCTTGGCCAGCCGATGAGTACACTGTCGGGCGGCGAATGCCAGCGCATAAAGTTGGCAAGCGAATTGCATAAGAAGGGCAGCATCTACGTCATGGACGAGCCGACGACAGGTTTGCATATGTCGGATATTGGTCACCTTGTGGAGATCATGAACCGACTCGTGGATGCCGGGAATACGGTGATCGTCATCGAGCACAATCTCGAGGTGATCAGCCAGGCGGATTGGATTATCGATATGGGACCGGATGGAGGCAGCAAGGGCGGCCAGGTGGTGTTCGAGGGTGCACCTACGCATATCATCCAAGCGGAGAAGTCGATCACAGGAAAATACTTGACGTAA